One Methylophaga marina DNA window includes the following coding sequences:
- a CDS encoding flagellar protein MotY, producing the protein MLKLFIAALLVSSPLFAEEFQAPVTDTNWQVIESPLECSLMQTIPSFGKAGFYRRNGQPLQLTFDTDNQPAENSHVSFEMSAAPWQNTEEFDTLKRIPTSSGQRQFQIEGPLAQQALVKMQDGRFPIIRYRSQAYADEITVKLSTIKFSDSLPAFQQCLNNLYPDSFSDIRKLTVYFESERTNLDKASLQALTRVAEYVKVDDSVSQITITSHTDSFGRKRLNVPLSEARAKTIRDFFVGQYEIPAEKIIMRSFVDHDPAATNKTAKGRAYNRRAEIELIR; encoded by the coding sequence ATGTTGAAACTCTTTATCGCCGCACTCTTAGTCTCGTCACCTTTATTTGCTGAAGAATTTCAGGCCCCCGTTACCGATACAAATTGGCAAGTCATTGAATCACCGCTTGAGTGTTCATTAATGCAAACCATTCCCAGTTTTGGCAAAGCCGGTTTTTATAGACGAAATGGACAACCATTACAACTGACGTTTGATACCGATAATCAACCTGCTGAAAATAGTCATGTGTCATTTGAAATGTCTGCAGCGCCGTGGCAGAACACTGAGGAGTTTGACACTTTAAAGCGTATACCCACCTCTTCAGGACAAAGACAATTCCAAATCGAAGGGCCCCTGGCACAACAAGCACTGGTAAAAATGCAGGATGGCCGATTTCCTATCATTCGTTACCGTTCTCAAGCATACGCTGATGAGATCACTGTAAAGTTATCCACTATTAAGTTCAGTGACTCATTACCAGCGTTTCAGCAGTGTTTAAACAACCTCTACCCAGATAGTTTTTCTGACATCAGAAAACTGACTGTTTATTTTGAGTCGGAAAGGACCAATTTAGACAAAGCTTCTCTTCAAGCACTCACTCGTGTAGCAGAGTACGTAAAAGTGGATGACAGTGTCAGTCAAATCACTATCACCAGTCACACTGACAGTTTTGGTCGCAAACGTTTAAATGTCCCACTTTCAGAGGCAAGAGCAAAAACCATACGAGACTTTTTTGTCGGCCAATATGAGATACCGGCAGAAAAAATTATCATGCGGTCGTTTGTCGATCATGATCCCGCAGCTACGAATAAAACCGCTAAAGGGCGTGCTTACAATCGTCGCGCTGAAATCGAATTAATCCGGTGA
- the thiC gene encoding phosphomethylpyrimidine synthase ThiC, whose translation MSTQSNKVINIKDRSGITTEPLAGSEKFYIKGSRDDLLVPFRQIHLTDTPNANPELAAIPNEPVVVYDTSGLYTDPKASIDIEKGLPLIRQTWIDERDDTEQLAEFSSAYTREQDAQDFDIPLFDHRRLPRKAKAGKNVSQMHYARQGIITPEMEYIAIRESMGREALAQRGELPENMEHYITAEFVRKEVAEGRAIIPANINHPETEPMIIGRNFLVKINANIGNSATTSSIEEEVEKMVWSTRWGGDTIMDLSTGKHIHQTREWIIRNSPVPVGTVPIYQALEKVNGVAEDLSWEVFRDTLIEQAEQGVDYFTIHAGVRLAHIPLTVNRTTGIVSRGGSIMAAWCLAHHEESFLYTHFEDICEIMKAYDVSFSLGDGLRPGSQADANDEAQLAELKTLGELTTIAWKHDVQVMIEGPGHVPMHKIKENMDLQLEWCHEAPFYTLGPLVTDIAPGYDHITSGIGAAMIGWFGTAMLCYVTPKEHLGLPNKDDVKTGIITYKIAAHAADLGKGHPGAQIRDDAISKARFEFRWEDQFNLGLDPDTAREYHDETLPQPKAKVAHFCSMCGPKFCSMKISHDVKAAFAEKSQEFKEGGSKIYRQV comes from the coding sequence GTGTCTACACAATCCAATAAAGTTATTAACATTAAAGACCGTAGCGGCATTACGACTGAGCCTTTGGCGGGGAGTGAGAAGTTTTACATCAAAGGTAGTCGCGACGACTTGCTAGTGCCATTTCGTCAGATTCATTTGACTGATACACCAAATGCCAATCCTGAATTGGCGGCTATTCCCAACGAGCCTGTTGTCGTATATGACACATCTGGTTTATACACCGATCCCAAAGCAAGCATTGACATCGAAAAAGGATTGCCGCTCATTCGCCAAACCTGGATTGATGAGCGTGATGATACTGAACAACTAGCTGAGTTCAGTTCAGCCTACACACGTGAGCAAGATGCTCAGGACTTTGATATTCCTTTGTTCGATCATCGTCGCTTACCACGCAAAGCGAAAGCCGGTAAAAACGTCAGCCAAATGCACTATGCACGCCAGGGTATTATCACACCAGAAATGGAATACATTGCTATTCGTGAAAGTATGGGACGTGAAGCGTTAGCCCAGCGTGGTGAGTTACCCGAGAATATGGAACACTACATTACGGCAGAGTTTGTGCGTAAAGAAGTGGCAGAAGGTCGTGCCATTATCCCAGCGAATATCAATCACCCGGAAACCGAACCGATGATCATCGGCCGTAACTTCCTGGTAAAAATAAATGCCAATATAGGTAACTCAGCGACTACCTCCTCAATTGAGGAAGAAGTCGAAAAAATGGTATGGAGCACCCGCTGGGGTGGTGACACCATTATGGATTTATCGACAGGTAAACATATCCATCAAACCCGTGAGTGGATCATCCGTAACTCACCTGTGCCAGTAGGAACTGTACCGATTTACCAAGCACTGGAAAAGGTTAATGGTGTGGCTGAAGATCTGAGTTGGGAAGTGTTCAGAGATACTTTGATTGAACAAGCTGAGCAGGGCGTCGATTATTTCACGATTCATGCGGGTGTGCGTTTGGCACATATCCCACTGACCGTGAATCGCACAACAGGTATCGTTTCACGTGGTGGTTCGATTATGGCAGCATGGTGTCTGGCGCATCATGAGGAGAGCTTCCTCTACACGCATTTCGAAGATATCTGTGAAATCATGAAAGCCTATGACGTGTCATTTTCATTAGGGGATGGTTTACGTCCAGGTTCTCAGGCTGATGCGAATGATGAAGCCCAGCTGGCGGAATTAAAAACCTTAGGTGAATTGACCACGATTGCCTGGAAGCATGATGTACAAGTCATGATCGAAGGTCCGGGTCATGTTCCGATGCATAAGATCAAAGAAAATATGGATCTGCAGTTGGAGTGGTGTCATGAAGCACCGTTCTACACCTTGGGTCCATTGGTGACCGATATCGCACCAGGTTATGACCATATTACCTCTGGTATCGGCGCAGCTATGATTGGCTGGTTTGGCACGGCAATGCTGTGTTATGTCACGCCAAAAGAGCATCTCGGTCTGCCAAATAAAGATGACGTCAAAACCGGCATCATTACCTACAAAATTGCAGCCCATGCAGCGGATTTAGGTAAAGGTCATCCGGGTGCACAAATCCGTGATGACGCGATATCAAAAGCCCGTTTTGAATTCCGTTGGGAAGATCAATTTAATTTGGGTCTGGATCCGGATACAGCACGTGAATATCACGATGAAACTTTGCCACAACCTAAAGCAAAAGTGGCTCACTTTTGTTCAATGTGTGGTCCCAAGTTTTGTTCAATGAAAATTTCACATGATGTGAAAGCGGCCTTTGCTGAGAAATCTCAGGAATTCAAGGAAGGCGGCAGCAAAATTTATCGCCAGGTTTGA
- a CDS encoding cation:proton antiporter: protein MNHEAVMALSVIGIIAIVCQWLAWWIKLPAIVLLLIAGIVLGPVTGWLDPEALFGDLLFPTVSLAVAVILFEGSLTLKFEEIRGLQKVVRNILTLGVMITWSAIAIATHLLLDFPWALAILFGAIMVVTGPTVIVPMLRTVRPNAKISNILRWEGIVIDPLGAILAVLVFEVLLSIQLQGHAEVGHTLYMFAKTIVVGLSIGAIAGYSFGLLLRRHLLPEYLHNVAALALVFGTFAVSNEISEESGLLTVTVLGIWLANMKNVQVENILDFKEDLSIFLISGLFILLAARLNLDSFTQLGLGAVILFLFIQFVVRPVKVFVCSIGSDLTWQEKAMISWIGPRGIVAAAVTALFALRLQDIGYEKADLLVPLSFAIIIGTVLVQGATAKFIAKRLGVAEPEDSGFLIVGANSVARVVAQALNDNGFRTRLTDGSWSNVKEARMKGMDTYYGNAVSEHADRHLDLIGLGQILALTPQSELNALACMRYKSEFGSNRVYFLSTDKEKDKERSVVKSRKAISHDSHVLFGSEITYAKMASLISQGAKIKQTKLTENFSFADYLREHGRRVTPLFAFNPRKRLRFFTAAESLQPEMGWTIVALVQDETDLTPAEMSAPEVDGSLDENRLPT from the coding sequence ATGAATCACGAAGCAGTCATGGCACTGTCAGTCATTGGAATTATCGCCATTGTATGTCAATGGCTAGCTTGGTGGATAAAACTGCCTGCCATCGTCCTGTTACTGATCGCGGGTATTGTTCTGGGACCTGTGACAGGTTGGTTGGATCCCGAGGCATTATTCGGTGACCTGCTCTTCCCTACTGTCTCACTTGCTGTTGCTGTCATCCTGTTCGAAGGAAGCCTGACCCTCAAATTTGAAGAAATTCGAGGACTTCAAAAAGTCGTCCGCAATATTTTGACGCTGGGTGTGATGATCACCTGGTCTGCCATCGCCATCGCGACCCATCTTTTATTAGATTTCCCCTGGGCTCTGGCTATTTTATTCGGTGCCATTATGGTCGTAACAGGTCCCACTGTTATCGTCCCTATGCTCAGGACTGTGCGTCCCAATGCCAAAATCTCTAATATTTTACGTTGGGAAGGTATTGTTATCGATCCATTAGGTGCAATTCTGGCCGTTTTAGTATTTGAAGTACTCTTATCTATCCAGCTTCAGGGGCATGCCGAAGTCGGACATACTCTCTATATGTTTGCCAAAACGATTGTAGTCGGACTCAGCATTGGTGCTATCGCTGGTTACAGTTTTGGCTTGTTATTACGCCGTCATCTATTACCTGAGTATCTGCATAATGTGGCAGCACTGGCACTGGTATTTGGTACCTTTGCTGTGTCCAACGAAATCTCTGAAGAATCAGGCTTGCTGACGGTTACCGTGCTGGGTATCTGGTTAGCCAATATGAAAAATGTTCAGGTAGAAAATATCTTAGACTTCAAAGAAGATCTGAGTATTTTCCTGATTTCTGGCTTATTTATTCTGCTGGCTGCACGCCTTAATCTGGACTCATTCACTCAATTGGGTCTGGGCGCGGTTATTTTATTTTTATTTATTCAGTTTGTTGTGCGTCCCGTCAAAGTGTTTGTCTGTTCCATCGGCTCAGACTTAACTTGGCAAGAGAAAGCGATGATTAGCTGGATTGGACCTCGTGGTATTGTAGCTGCAGCCGTTACGGCATTATTTGCTCTGCGTTTACAAGATATCGGTTACGAAAAAGCCGACTTGTTAGTACCCTTATCGTTTGCCATCATTATCGGTACAGTTCTGGTGCAAGGTGCCACAGCTAAATTTATTGCAAAACGTCTCGGTGTGGCAGAGCCAGAAGATAGTGGTTTCCTGATTGTGGGTGCCAACTCTGTCGCGCGTGTGGTGGCACAGGCACTCAATGATAACGGCTTCAGAACTCGTCTTACTGATGGTAGCTGGAGTAATGTCAAAGAGGCTCGAATGAAAGGCATGGATACTTACTACGGTAATGCCGTTTCTGAGCATGCCGATCGTCACTTGGATCTGATAGGTCTTGGCCAGATACTCGCACTGACACCACAAAGTGAACTCAACGCTTTAGCCTGTATGCGTTATAAGTCAGAATTCGGCAGCAACCGCGTTTACTTTCTATCAACAGATAAAGAAAAAGATAAGGAACGCAGTGTTGTTAAATCACGAAAAGCAATAAGTCATGACTCTCATGTCTTGTTTGGCAGTGAAATCACCTATGCCAAAATGGCCAGCCTGATTTCCCAAGGTGCCAAAATCAAACAAACTAAATTAACTGAAAACTTCAGTTTCGCTGATTACTTGCGTGAGCATGGTCGTCGTGTGACACCGTTATTTGCCTTCAATCCTCGGAAACGTCTGCGCTTTTTCACCGCAGCAGAATCATTACAGCCTGAAATGGGTTGGACTATTGTGGCCTTAGTGCAGGATGAAACTGATCTGACGCCAGCAGAAATGAGTGCACCAGAAGTTGATGGTAGTCTTGATGAAAATCGTTTACCAACATAA
- the pheA gene encoding prephenate dehydratase: MNEKEALANIRQKIDDIDLKIQQLLNDRAAMAQEVARIKIDSGEQADFYRPEREAMVLRTVMERNEGPLASAEVARLFREIMSACLAAEKPLQVAYLGPEGSFTQAAAQKQFGGSVELHPMSTIADVFHAVETSHACYGVVPVENSTEGMVSHTLDRFISSPLKINGEVTLRIHHYLLSKEKRLEDINKVYAHPQAIAQCRQWLMEQLPEAELIPLNSNSEAAKRVAAEPQNTAAIAANRAADIYGLSILASNIEDEVDNTTRFLVIGSQNVGPSGVDKTALLVATKNKPGALQTLLKPLADYSISMTRIESRPSRKGIWEYVFFIDIEGHIDEPAVASALTLLENESSMFRILGSYPKAVL, encoded by the coding sequence ATGAATGAAAAAGAAGCCTTAGCCAATATTCGTCAAAAAATTGATGATATCGATTTAAAAATCCAGCAATTGCTGAATGACCGAGCTGCGATGGCTCAGGAAGTTGCCCGGATAAAAATAGATAGTGGTGAACAGGCCGACTTTTATCGTCCTGAACGCGAAGCGATGGTGCTAAGAACGGTGATGGAACGGAATGAGGGCCCATTAGCTTCTGCTGAGGTGGCCAGATTATTTCGTGAAATCATGTCTGCATGTCTGGCAGCTGAAAAACCTTTACAAGTGGCTTATCTCGGTCCTGAAGGCTCTTTTACTCAAGCGGCGGCTCAAAAACAGTTTGGTGGCAGCGTTGAGCTTCATCCGATGAGTACCATTGCCGATGTTTTTCATGCTGTTGAAACCTCGCATGCCTGTTACGGCGTAGTGCCAGTAGAAAATTCAACCGAAGGTATGGTCTCGCATACCTTAGACCGGTTTATTTCCTCACCGTTAAAAATTAATGGTGAAGTCACATTACGCATACACCATTATTTACTCAGTAAAGAGAAGCGGCTCGAAGATATAAACAAAGTTTATGCTCATCCTCAAGCCATCGCGCAGTGTCGCCAATGGCTGATGGAGCAACTACCTGAGGCTGAGTTGATACCGCTCAACAGTAATTCCGAAGCTGCCAAGCGTGTTGCAGCAGAACCTCAAAATACTGCCGCTATTGCTGCGAATCGTGCAGCAGATATTTATGGTTTATCCATTTTAGCCAGTAATATCGAAGATGAGGTCGATAACACGACGCGCTTTTTGGTGATTGGATCACAGAATGTTGGACCTTCAGGTGTTGATAAAACAGCGCTTTTAGTTGCGACCAAGAATAAACCTGGCGCTTTGCAGACTCTGTTAAAACCATTAGCGGATTACAGCATCAGCATGACCCGTATCGAGTCGAGACCCTCGAGAAAAGGTATTTGGGAATATGTTTTTTTTATTGATATTGAAGGACATATTGACGAGCCAGCAGTAGCATCAGCGTTGACTCTATTAGAGAATGAGTCATCCATGTTTCGCATTTTAGGTTCTTATCCAAAGGCAGTATTATGA
- a CDS encoding adenine phosphoribosyltransferase, which produces MIMEKLKAKIRDVNDFPSPGIVFKDITPLVQDPILLRECVAALIQPYKGKAITAVAGMEARGFIFGSLAAWELGVGFIPLRKPGKLPYDVQRIDYDLEYGSAALEAHIDAIKAGDKILVIDDVLATGGTARASCELIQNLGGEVVACAFVMELGFLHGRDVLAPYPIHTLISY; this is translated from the coding sequence ATTATTATGGAAAAGCTAAAAGCTAAAATCAGAGATGTTAATGACTTTCCTTCACCAGGCATCGTGTTCAAAGACATCACCCCTCTGGTACAGGACCCCATCTTGTTGAGAGAATGTGTAGCAGCATTAATTCAACCATACAAGGGAAAGGCGATAACCGCTGTCGCAGGAATGGAAGCAAGAGGCTTTATTTTTGGTTCATTAGCAGCATGGGAATTGGGTGTTGGATTTATTCCACTGCGTAAGCCAGGTAAATTACCTTACGATGTTCAACGTATCGACTATGATCTTGAATATGGTTCAGCTGCTCTGGAAGCACATATCGACGCAATTAAAGCTGGCGATAAAATACTAGTCATAGATGATGTCCTGGCCACAGGGGGTACGGCACGAGCCAGCTGTGAACTTATACAAAACTTAGGGGGCGAGGTGGTTGCCTGTGCCTTTGTCATGGAGCTTGGTTTTTTGCATGGTCGTGATGTCCTAGCCCCATACCCTATCCACACTCTAATAAGCTATTAA
- a CDS encoding ABC transporter, whose product MLTLHSRLIFSVFIMLSSLFLSSCFSWGGEEKDVDMTPRYYALDVDRTDIASDFPAERVLLLKPVRVVPHFRSKTLIFRIGENEYKAIEPHQFLVDPEVMFTNIVKRWLQKSGQFSHVVTDDSIPADFVMDAAVTAFYGEKRPAYSPQSVIEMQFFMSPADNPEKLLFQTGLRVDVDIEQATPSHVVTGWKQGTEELLTTLEQDLSAYFSKVDAR is encoded by the coding sequence ATGTTGACTTTACACTCACGATTGATTTTTTCTGTTTTTATTATGTTGTCATCACTGTTTTTAAGCTCGTGCTTTAGCTGGGGTGGTGAAGAAAAAGATGTCGACATGACACCGCGATATTATGCACTGGACGTAGACCGCACGGATATAGCCTCTGACTTCCCAGCAGAGCGTGTATTACTGCTGAAGCCAGTCCGTGTTGTACCTCATTTCAGAAGTAAAACCTTAATCTTTCGAATCGGTGAAAATGAATATAAAGCTATTGAGCCTCATCAGTTTCTGGTTGACCCTGAGGTGATGTTCACCAATATCGTTAAACGCTGGTTACAAAAAAGTGGTCAATTCAGTCATGTGGTTACAGATGATTCTATACCCGCGGATTTTGTGATGGATGCCGCGGTCACGGCTTTTTACGGCGAAAAACGTCCTGCCTATTCTCCACAATCAGTCATTGAAATGCAGTTCTTTATGTCACCTGCCGACAACCCGGAAAAATTGTTATTTCAGACAGGGTTACGCGTGGATGTCGACATTGAACAAGCCACCCCGAGTCATGTTGTTACTGGCTGGAAACAAGGAACCGAAGAACTTCTAACGACTTTAGAGCAGGATTTAAGCGCATATTTTTCAAAAGTAGATGCTAGGTAG
- a CDS encoding thiazole synthase — protein sequence MKASDWQVYGQTLSSRLFIGTALYPSPKVMIDAIKASQAEVITVSLRRQTSADKQSGDQFWQMIEQLNCHLLPNTAGCYSVKEAVNTAHMARELFDTDWVKLEVLGDSYNLQPDPFALVEATKILIEDGFKVFPYCTDDLVLCQKLAELGCEVLMPWGAPIGTGQGLLNPYALKTLRERLPEMTLLVDAGIGKPSDAVQALELGYDGILLNTAIAEALEPETMAHAFADAINAGRLAYEAGVMPKRDNAKPSTPTLDQPIWQQHA from the coding sequence ATGAAAGCATCTGATTGGCAAGTCTATGGACAAACACTCAGTAGCCGATTATTTATTGGCACGGCGTTATATCCCTCACCTAAGGTGATGATCGATGCCATTAAAGCATCTCAGGCGGAAGTCATTACAGTGTCATTACGACGACAAACCTCTGCTGATAAACAAAGTGGGGATCAGTTCTGGCAAATGATTGAGCAGCTCAACTGCCATCTTTTGCCTAATACAGCTGGTTGTTATAGCGTCAAAGAAGCGGTTAATACGGCACATATGGCCAGAGAGTTATTTGATACCGACTGGGTTAAGCTTGAAGTGTTGGGCGATAGCTATAATTTGCAACCGGATCCATTTGCTTTGGTTGAAGCCACTAAAATATTAATCGAAGATGGATTTAAGGTGTTTCCATACTGCACAGATGATCTGGTGTTATGTCAGAAACTGGCAGAGTTGGGGTGTGAAGTATTAATGCCTTGGGGAGCACCCATTGGTACCGGTCAGGGATTACTCAATCCTTATGCCTTAAAGACATTACGTGAACGTTTGCCAGAAATGACTTTATTAGTTGATGCGGGCATTGGTAAACCTTCTGACGCGGTTCAAGCTCTGGAGCTAGGCTACGATGGCATTCTGTTAAATACAGCGATTGCAGAAGCGCTTGAGCCAGAGACAATGGCTCATGCCTTTGCTGATGCCATCAATGCCGGTCGTTTGGCTTATGAAGCCGGTGTTATGCCTAAACGCGACAATGCCAAACCTAGCACACCCACCTTAGATCAGCCCATTTGGCAACAACATGCCTAA
- the thiE gene encoding thiamine phosphate synthase: protein MDATQNQKPAVLLIGGLDPQGCAGMSADIMTVLNHGCHPLSLITGLTEQSAEGLTEFGLVSPAKVKAQFENCQADFDIKAIKIGLIPHLEIAKCIKDILNKFNGPVIFDPVLGSTSGGMTVPEDVKNYIYKEILPLVTVVTPNLPELYALTKPDISVEMGAQLLRQEGVDVCLVKGGHSDNALAIDFVSSTLADFYLYNEKTAVQVRGTGCVMASSLASHLASGQDIRDAMVLAKAYVARGIRLSHKVGPYQLIHHSQQDIALVDFPKLCYQPELIGQTLEFPTCPELGIYPVVESADWVKKLVDEGIKTIQLRVKEADQDLIQQHLQSAMSTVANKPVHFFVNDHWEMAIEAGAYGVHLGQEDLHDANIKQISEAGLRLGVSTHSYWELARALAVNPSYIALGPIYETTSKQMPFSPQGIERLQQWVDLLNGHYPIVAIGGINVERAEQLRKTGVGSVAMITAITKANDYQHVTQQLLAMWQ from the coding sequence GTGGACGCCACACAGAATCAAAAACCGGCTGTTTTACTGATTGGAGGATTGGATCCCCAAGGTTGTGCTGGCATGTCGGCAGATATCATGACGGTTCTGAATCATGGTTGCCATCCACTCTCATTAATTACTGGCTTAACAGAACAAAGTGCAGAAGGATTAACAGAGTTTGGCCTAGTCAGTCCTGCTAAAGTGAAAGCACAGTTTGAAAATTGTCAGGCAGACTTTGATATTAAAGCGATAAAGATAGGTCTAATTCCACATCTTGAGATAGCTAAATGTATCAAAGATATTCTGAATAAATTTAACGGTCCGGTTATTTTTGATCCCGTACTTGGGAGTACCAGTGGTGGCATGACTGTACCGGAGGATGTCAAAAATTACATCTATAAAGAGATTTTGCCTCTGGTGACGGTGGTGACCCCCAACTTGCCTGAGCTCTATGCGCTCACAAAGCCTGATATCAGTGTAGAGATGGGTGCACAACTACTGCGTCAAGAAGGTGTTGATGTCTGTTTAGTTAAAGGTGGGCATAGCGACAATGCTTTGGCCATAGATTTCGTTTCTTCTACATTAGCTGATTTTTATCTCTATAACGAAAAAACAGCTGTTCAGGTAAGAGGAACAGGATGCGTTATGGCTTCATCTCTGGCTTCACATTTAGCATCAGGACAAGATATACGAGATGCTATGGTATTAGCCAAAGCCTATGTCGCACGTGGCATAAGGCTTTCACACAAAGTGGGGCCATACCAGCTTATCCATCATAGCCAGCAAGATATCGCGTTAGTTGATTTTCCCAAATTGTGTTATCAGCCTGAGTTGATTGGTCAAACATTGGAATTTCCAACTTGTCCTGAGCTTGGTATTTATCCGGTCGTGGAGAGTGCTGATTGGGTTAAAAAGCTGGTTGATGAAGGTATCAAAACGATACAGTTAAGAGTGAAAGAGGCTGATCAAGACTTAATACAGCAGCATCTGCAGTCAGCCATGAGTACGGTAGCAAACAAACCTGTTCATTTTTTCGTCAACGATCACTGGGAAATGGCGATTGAAGCTGGCGCTTATGGTGTTCACCTTGGTCAGGAAGACCTGCATGATGCGAATATAAAGCAGATTTCAGAGGCTGGTTTGAGATTAGGTGTCTCTACTCATTCATATTGGGAGCTTGCCAGAGCGCTGGCGGTGAATCCAAGTTATATTGCTTTAGGTCCCATCTATGAAACGACCAGCAAACAAATGCCTTTCTCGCCACAGGGTATTGAGCGTCTGCAGCAGTGGGTTGATTTATTGAACGGGCATTATCCCATCGTGGCTATTGGTGGCATTAATGTTGAAAGAGCTGAGCAGCTCAGAAAAACTGGGGTGGGCTCAGTGGCCATGATTACAGCCATCACAAAAGCAAATGACTATCAACACGTGACCCAGCAATTGTTAGCAATGTGGCAATAA
- the thiS gene encoding sulfur carrier protein ThiS: MTSNVIVQIQFNGELLDIDAEHTVAQFVEGQQVQGRFVIVINDELLPKSRWQDVVIHDGDRIDIVSPISGG; encoded by the coding sequence ATGACATCTAATGTAATCGTACAGATTCAATTCAATGGTGAGTTACTGGATATTGATGCAGAACACACCGTGGCACAGTTTGTTGAAGGTCAACAAGTGCAGGGCCGTTTTGTGATTGTTATTAATGATGAACTGCTACCTAAATCTCGTTGGCAGGATGTAGTGATTCATGATGGAGATCGTATTGATATTGTGTCTCCAATAAGTGGAGGTTGA
- a CDS encoding FAD-dependent oxidoreductase, with the protein MSHYLIIGSGLIGRLTAWRLIRAGYQVTLLSKDDKTGSDSAGFVAASMVAPLTEAVTAEPLVKTIGMRSYQLWPKWLSELEARVFYQNEGTLVVAHQGDKAEMERFDRRAKHVLADSDYVQLDKAALSLREPELAERFDQAMWFEKESCIDNRQLYQQLTSFLELHANWLITDEIGELNSTEIEKLTQRYLQCSAESFDVVLDCRGNGGKANLAELRSVRGEVIRVSAPEVNFKHAIRLMHPRYPFYLAPRPNNEYVLGATVIESDDRSQLTVRSGLELMSALYSLHKGFAEARILEMAAHCRPGLPDNLPTIRRTDWGYVINGFYRHGYLFAPAVIDDLCHLLAGQSGQIQFGALYDI; encoded by the coding sequence ATGAGCCATTATCTCATCATCGGTAGTGGCCTGATCGGACGCCTGACAGCTTGGCGTCTGATTCGGGCAGGCTATCAAGTGACATTGTTATCGAAAGACGACAAAACCGGTAGCGATAGTGCTGGTTTTGTCGCCGCTTCGATGGTTGCACCATTAACTGAAGCGGTGACAGCTGAACCCTTAGTGAAAACGATTGGTATGCGTTCTTATCAGCTATGGCCTAAATGGCTCAGCGAGTTAGAAGCCCGGGTGTTTTATCAGAATGAAGGCACTTTAGTCGTAGCACATCAGGGTGATAAAGCCGAAATGGAACGGTTTGATAGACGGGCCAAACATGTACTGGCAGACAGTGATTATGTTCAGCTGGATAAAGCGGCACTGAGTTTACGCGAGCCAGAATTAGCTGAACGCTTCGATCAAGCCATGTGGTTTGAAAAAGAATCATGCATTGATAATCGCCAGCTTTATCAGCAATTGACTTCGTTCCTCGAGTTGCATGCTAATTGGCTGATAACAGATGAGATCGGTGAGTTGAATTCGACCGAGATCGAAAAGCTCACACAACGTTATCTGCAGTGTTCAGCAGAAAGCTTTGATGTGGTGTTGGACTGTCGCGGCAATGGCGGTAAAGCAAATTTAGCCGAATTGCGCAGTGTGCGTGGCGAAGTGATTCGTGTATCAGCGCCTGAAGTGAACTTCAAACACGCGATACGATTGATGCATCCACGTTATCCGTTTTACTTGGCGCCACGTCCAAATAACGAGTATGTACTGGGTGCCACTGTGATAGAAAGTGATGATCGCTCTCAGCTAACCGTCAGAAGTGGTTTGGAGTTAATGTCGGCCTTGTACAGCTTGCATAAAGGCTTTGCTGAAGCACGCATTCTGGAAATGGCTGCACATTGTCGACCTGGCCTTCCCGATAATCTTCCCACGATAAGACGAACCGACTGGGGTTACGTTATCAATGGTTTTTATCGACATGGCTATTTGTTTGCGCCGGCCGTTATTGATGATTTATGTCATTTGTTAGCAGGGCAGAGTGGGCAAATACAATTTGGAGCGTTGTATGACATCTAA